The following are encoded in a window of Bacillus xiapuensis genomic DNA:
- a CDS encoding zinc ribbon domain-containing protein gives KLEGIKVEYVNPVYTSQTCPNCSEKNKAQDRKYKCKCGFEKHRDLVGAMNIRCAPVIDGNSQSA, from the coding sequence CCAAGTTAGAAGGCATTAAGGTTGAATATGTGAATCCTGTTTATACGAGTCAAACATGTCCTAACTGTTCTGAAAAGAACAAAGCACAAGACCGCAAATACAAGTGTAAATGCGGATTCGAGAAACATCGTGATCTAGTAGGTGCTATGAATATTCGATGTGCACCTGTGATTGATGGTAATAGTCAATCAGCATAG